A region from the Simiduia sp. 21SJ11W-1 genome encodes:
- a CDS encoding AzlD domain-containing protein, translating to MANVDTGTLWLVIVALGVGTYLIRFSFLGIVGNRPIPEWVQRHLRYVAVAVLPALITPLVIWPPATGGETDPARLVAALAAFAVGMRFNSVMGAVGLGMATLYGMQYLLG from the coding sequence GTGGCTAATGTAGATACTGGCACCTTGTGGTTGGTTATTGTTGCCTTGGGTGTGGGTACTTATTTAATTCGGTTTTCTTTCTTGGGCATTGTGGGCAATCGCCCGATACCTGAGTGGGTGCAGCGCCATTTGCGCTATGTGGCCGTGGCGGTTTTGCCTGCGCTGATTACGCCACTGGTTATTTGGCCGCCGGCCACCGGCGGCGAAACAGATCCGGCAAGGCTTGTTGCGGCGCTGGCAGCCTTTGCTGTGGGTATGCGGTTTAATTCGGTAATGGGCGCCGTGGGCCTGGGAATGGCCACGCTGTATGGCATGCAATATTTGCTGGGATGA
- a CDS encoding TRAP transporter large permease, whose protein sequence is MALTTLVLILCFFILLAINVPIAIAIGLATLASLLVTIDPLPAVTTIAQRLSAGIDSFALLAIPFFILSGYLMGQGGIARRLIDFALSIVGRLPGGLAFVNIIACALFGSISGSAVAATSAIGGFMIPAMNREGYPKAFSTAVTVTASTTGMLIPPSNILIVYSLASGGVSIAALFIAGYLPGLLIAGLLMAAALIYVKRSGIQPRASLVLVSVRKGLLGALPSLALIFLVIGGIILGWFTPTEAGAIAVLYALALSVGIYREISWQDLPAILAKSVVTTAIVMLLIGASAAMSWLLSFATIPQFISAGLLALTENEAVILLIINCLLLVIGTFMDMTPAVLIFTPILLPVAETLGMSPLHFGIMMILNLSIGLCTPPVGSVLFVGCSIGKVSIADIIKPIIPLYLAMLVGLALVTLVPQLSEWLPGLLGLI, encoded by the coding sequence ATGGCACTGACAACCCTGGTTTTAATACTGTGCTTTTTTATCTTACTGGCCATCAATGTGCCCATTGCCATTGCTATTGGTCTGGCGACGCTGGCATCACTGCTGGTTACCATAGACCCACTGCCAGCGGTGACAACCATCGCCCAAAGGCTCAGTGCAGGTATAGATAGCTTTGCGCTTTTGGCTATTCCATTTTTTATTTTATCGGGCTACCTGATGGGGCAAGGCGGTATAGCACGCCGCCTCATTGATTTTGCCCTGTCAATTGTGGGGCGCTTACCGGGCGGCCTTGCTTTTGTAAATATCATTGCCTGTGCCCTGTTTGGCTCTATTTCCGGCTCGGCTGTGGCTGCAACATCTGCCATTGGCGGCTTCATGATTCCGGCAATGAACCGCGAAGGCTACCCCAAGGCATTCAGCACAGCCGTTACGGTTACCGCCTCAACCACAGGCATGCTGATTCCACCCAGCAACATTCTTATTGTGTATTCGTTGGCCAGCGGTGGGGTATCTATTGCAGCCTTGTTTATTGCGGGCTATCTACCCGGGCTGTTAATCGCCGGGCTGTTAATGGCGGCCGCTTTGATCTACGTAAAGCGCAGCGGTATACAGCCGCGGGCAAGCCTGGTGCTGGTTTCAGTGCGCAAAGGATTACTGGGCGCCCTACCGAGCCTTGCTCTCATATTTCTGGTAATTGGCGGCATTATTTTAGGCTGGTTCACACCCACAGAGGCAGGTGCAATTGCAGTACTTTATGCACTTGCACTGTCGGTAGGCATATACCGTGAAATCAGCTGGCAAGACCTGCCGGCAATTTTAGCGAAGTCGGTAGTTACCACCGCTATTGTCATGTTGCTCATTGGCGCATCTGCGGCTATGTCTTGGTTGCTCTCTTTTGCGACTATCCCTCAGTTTATTAGCGCGGGGCTGCTGGCACTTACCGAAAATGAAGCCGTTATTCTGTTAATTATCAATTGCCTGTTGCTGGTAATCGGTACATTCATGGATATGACACCGGCGGTATTAATATTCACGCCCATACTGCTACCGGTAGCTGAAACACTGGGCATGTCGCCATTGCACTTCGGCATTATGATGATCTTAAATTTGTCCATCGGGCTATGTACGCCTCCGGTTGGCAGCGTGCTGTTTGTAGGATGCAGTATTGGGAAAGTCAGTATTGCCGACATTATCAAACCGATTATCCCCCTCTACCTTGCCATGCTGGTTGGATTAGCACTGGTAACCCTGGTGCCTCAACTCAGCGAATGGCTACCTGGATTGCTCGGCCTTATTTAA